In a genomic window of Orcinus orca chromosome 12, mOrcOrc1.1, whole genome shotgun sequence:
- the NUP43 gene encoding nucleoporin Nup43 — MEEIYAKFVSQKISKTRWRPVPPGSLQTVETFATGSWDNEENYVSLWSIGDFGNLDSDGGFEGDHQLLCDIRHHGDVMDLQFFDQERIVAASSTGCVTVFLHHPNNQTLSVSQQWTTAHYHTGPGSPSCSSAPCTGVVCSNPEIVTVGEDGRINLFRADHKEALRTIDNADSSTLHAVTFLRTPEILTVNSIGQLKIWDFRQQGNEPSQILSLTGDRVPLHCVDRHPNQQHVVATGGQDGMLSIWDVRQGTMPVSLLKAHEAEMWEVHFHPSNPDHLFTCSEDGSLWHWDASTDVPEKSSLFHQGGRNSTFLSHSISNQANVHQSLISSWLITDPAKDRIEITSLLPNRTLSVNSLDVLGPCLVCGTDAEAIYVTRQLFS, encoded by the exons ATGGAGGAAATTTATGCTAAGTTTGTGtcacagaaaatcagcaagaccCGCTGGCGACCGGTACCTCCGGGAAGCCTGCAGACCGTGGAGACTTTCGCCACGGGCTCTTGGGACAATGAG GAAAATTATGTTTCACTGTGGTCTATTGGAGATTTTGGGAACTTGGACTCTGATGGAGGATTTGAAGGAGACCATCAGTTATTGTGTGATATCAGACACCATGGTGATGTAATGGATTTACAA ttttttgacCAGGAAAGAATTGTAGCTGCTTCATCAACAGGATGTGTAACAGTTTTCCTTCACCATCCGAATAACCAG ACTCTGTCAGTCAGCCAGCAGTGGACAACAGCTCATTACCACACGGGTCCAGGCAGTCCTTCCTGTAGCAGTGCACCATGCACAGGTGTTGTGTGCAGCAACCCAGAAATTGTCACAGTTGGAGAAGATGGTCGAATAAATCTCTTCAGAGCTGATCACAAGGAAGCTCTAAGAACTATAG aCAATGCAGATAGCAGTACACTCCATGCTGTAACCTTCCTTCGAACTCCTGAGATTCTTACAGTAAATTCAATTGGACAGTTAAAAATATGGGATTTTAGACAACAAGGAAATGAGCCCTCTCAGATATTATCACT GACTGGTGACCGAGTGCCACTCCACTGTGTTGATAGACATCCCAACCAGCAGCATGTTGTAGCTACCGGTGGTCAGGATGGAATGTTAAGTATTTGGGATGTTAGACAAGGTACAATGCCCGTGTCTCTACTGAAGGCTCATGAAGCTGAAA TGTGGGAAGTTCACTTTCACCCATCCAACCCAGATCATCTATTTACTTGTTCTGAAGATGGATCTCTCTGGCATTGGGATGCCTCCACAGATGTACCTGAGAAATCATCACTCTTTCACCAag gaGGAAGAAATAGTACTTTTTTGTCTCATAGCATTAGTAACCAAGCTAATGTTCATCAATCTCTTATAAGCTCCTGGCTCATCACTGACCCTGCCAAAGACCGTATTGAAATCACAAGCTTGCTTCCCAACAGGACTTTGTCTGTGAACAGTTTGGATGTTTTAGGTCCTTGTCTTGTTTGTGGAACCGATGCAGAAGCAATTTATGTTACTAGACAACTTTTTTCATGA
- the LOC101281625 gene encoding LOW QUALITY PROTEIN: translation initiation factor IF-2 (The sequence of the model RefSeq protein was modified relative to this genomic sequence to represent the inferred CDS: deleted 1 base in 1 codon), with protein MLVQPNLNLQGRKARGSSSSPGRGQPSLPQGRAPLRSVQPAKSGPHRAGPARQSVQPLDPRQRGWAWAPAATAPPTPAREKRVRPTRYASLGPTCRGERGSWTAATGPRAGGEAAGGRPGDSEYPRWGRAGRDAGGLPRASAARRGGRGDLALPLAPGRRRRHFAFHSVSPPPHSAAVELFLWTNIG; from the exons CCCAACCTGAACCTCCAAGGCCGCAAAGCCCGGGGCTCTTCCTCCAGCCCCGGACGCGGCCAACCCTCGCTTCCCCAGGGCAGGGCTCCGCTCAGGTCCGTGCAACCAGCCAAGTCGGGCCCGCACCGGGCCGGCCCGGCCCGCCAGTCCGTA CAGCCCCTGGACCCCCGCCAGCGGGGATGGGCGTGGGCCCCGGCGGCCACCGCCCCGCCAACTCCGGCGCGGGAGAAGAGAGTGCGCCCCACCCGCTACGCCAGCCTCGGACCTACCTGCAGGGGAGAGAGGGGCTCTTGGACAGCGGCCACGGGCCCGAGGGCGGGCGGCGAGGCGGCCGGAGGCCGTCCCGGGGACTCCGAGTATCCCCGGTGGGGCAGGGCGGGCAGAGACGCCGGGGGACTGCCGCGGGCCAGCGCGGCCCGTCGCGGGGGTCGCGGGGACCTGGCTCTCCCTTTAGCAccaggccgccgccgccgccatttTGCCTTCCACTCGGTGTCGCCGCCGCCGCACTCCGCTGCAG TTGAACTCTTTCTATGGACGAATATAGGATAA